Proteins encoded together in one Epinephelus moara isolate mb chromosome 2, YSFRI_EMoa_1.0, whole genome shotgun sequence window:
- the trpc4b gene encoding short transient receptor potential channel 4b isoform X1, whose protein sequence is MSQLYYKKTENSSYRDRIALRIVRAESELSALEKAYLGAVEKGDYASVKQALEEAEIYFRININCIDPLGRTALLIAIENENLEIIELLLSYNVYVGDALLHAIRKEVVGAVELLLNHKKPRGEKQVPPILLDKQFSDFTPDITPIILAAHTNNYEIIKLFVQRGVSIPQPHAVRCNCLECVSSSDVDGLRHSRSRINIYKALSSPSLIALSSEDPFLTAFQLSWELKELSTVENEFKSEYEELSHMCKQFAKDLLDQTRSSRELEIILNYRDDINPLIDENTNDLARLKLAIKYCQKEFVAQPNCQQLLASRWYDEFPGWRRRHWAGKLITCIFIGLLFPLLSIFYLISPKSRYGLFIRKPFIKFICHTASYLTFLFLLLLASQHIATTTANYQGPAPTTVEWMILPWVLGFIWTEIKQMWDSGFEDYIDDWWNLMDFIMNSLYLATISLKIVAYAKYSGQKPRDSWEMWHPTLVAEALFAIANIFSSLRLICLFTANSHLGPLQISLGRMLLDILKFLFIYCLVLLAFANGLNQLYFYYETKEDCKGIRCSVQNNAFSTLFETLQSLFWSVFGLISLYVTNVKPKHEFTEFVGTTMFGTYNVISLVVLLNMLIAMMNNSYQHIADHADIEWKFARTKLWMSYFEEGGTLPSPFNIIPSPKSVYYLFGWIKTHLLMRTNIKKLETFETLGRRAAENVRLNHEYQEVLRNLVKRYVAAMIRDAKTEEGLTEENFKELKQDISSFRYEVLGMMRGKPQGGVTGNVASSTLAYPGNSFRYFPKFPTDDPQQKLNVFDMPTPTLQSGAATTSSVGSNRQANSSFVASCREETQNELSNNVSDVGSLQRQNRPPLQKCDETFSLSKEDTLGTGGQNQEQQKTKKVIVEVLQKMEEDIQKTEHSCKEHIKKVQNGPKKYKN, encoded by the exons ATGTCACAGCTGTATTACAAGAAAACTGAAAACTCCTCATACAGGGACCGCATCGCTCTGCGGATCGTGCGAGCTGAGTCTGAGCTCTCGGCCCTGGAAAAGGCCTACCTGGGGGCTGTTGAGAAGGGGGACTATGCCAGTGTGAAACAAGCCCTAGAGGAGGCTGAGATCTACTTCAGGATCAACATCAACTGCATCGACCCCCTGGGCCGCACAGCTCTGCTCATTGCCATTGAAAATGAGAACCTTGAGATCAttgagctgctgctcagctacAATGTATATGTGGGAGATGCCCTGCTCCATGCCATCCGCAAAGAAGTGGTGGGTGCTGTGGAGCTGCTTCTCAACCACAAGAAGCCACGTGgggaaaaacag GTCCCACCAATTCTACTGGACAAACAGTTTTCAGACTTTACCCCAGACATCACTCCAATCATCCTTGCGGCCCACACCAACAACTATGAGATCATCAAACTGTTTGTTCAGAGAGGTGTTTCCATACCTCAGCCACATGCTGTGCGCTGCAACTGCTTGGAGTGTGTGTCCAGTTCAGACGTGGATGGTCTACGTCACTCACGCTCTCGTATAAACATCTACAAGGCCCTTTCCAGCCCATCTCTCATCGCCCTCTCCAGCGAGGATCCTTTCCTCACGGCTTTTCAACTCAGCTGGGAGCTGAAGGAGCTTAGCACAGTGGAGAACGAGTTTAAATCAGAGTATGAGGAGTTGTCCCATATGTGTAAACAATTTGCCAAGGACCTCTTGGATCAGACCCGAAGCTCTAGAGAGCTGGAAATAATCCTTAACTATCGTGATGACATTAACCCTCTGATAGATGAGAACACTAATGACCTGGCCCGCCTGAAGCTGGCTATCAAATACTGCCAAAAAGAG TTTGTTGCTCAGCCCAActgtcagcagctgctggcGTCTCGGTGGTATGATGAGTTCCCAGGCTGGAGGAGGCGTCACTGGGCAGGAAAACTCATCACATGTATCTTCATTGGTCTCCTCTTCCCACTGTTATCCATCTTCTACCTGATCTCTCCAAAGAGCCGCTATGGTTTATTCATCCGTAAGCCCTTCATCAAGTTCATCTGTCACACTGCTTCCTACCTgaccttcctcttcctgctcctcttGGCCTCACAGCATATAGCCACCACAACTGCGAACTATCAAGGCCCAGCTCCCACCACTGTGGAATGGATGATCCTGCCCTGGGTGcttg GCTTTATATGGACTGAGATCAAACAGATGTGGGACAGTGGTTTTGAAGACTACATAGATGACTGGTGGAACTTAATGGACTTCATTATGAACTCATTGTATCTTGCAACCATTTCTCTGAAGATTGTTGCCTATGCAAAG TACAGTGGGCAGAAACCCAGAGACAGCTGGGAAATGTGGCATCCAACTTTGGTTGCAGAGGCACTGTTTGCCATCGCCAACATCTTCAGCTCCTTACGCCTCATCTGCCTTTTCACTGCCAACTCCCATCTGGGCCCCTTACAAATCTCACTGGGACGCATGCTCTTGGACATCCTCAAGTTTCTCTTTATCTATTGTTTAGTGTTATTAGCCTTTGCCAATGGCCTCAACCAGCTCTActtttattatgaaacaaaGGAGGACTGCAAGGGTATTCGCTGCAGTGTGCAAAACAACGCCTTCTCAAC gctgTTCGAGACACTGCAATCATTATTTTGGTCTGTATTTGGCCTGATTTCCCTCTATGTGAccaatgtgaaaccaaaacatgaATTCACTGAGTTTGTGGGCACTACCATGTTTGGCACATACAATGTCATCTCCCTGGTAGTGCTTCTGAATATGCTCATTGCGATGATGAACAACTCCTACCAGCACATTGCT gATCATGCAGATATTGAATGGAAATTTGCAAGAACAAAATTATGGATGAGCTATTTTGAAGAAGGAGGAACTTTGCCATCTCCATTCAATATAATACCCAGTCCAAAGTCAGTTTATTATCTATTCGGAtggataaaaacacatttactgatgagaacaaacataaaaaagctTGAAACCTTTGAAACCTTGGGG aGACGTGCAGCCGAAAATGTAAGATTAAACCATGAGTATCAG GAGGTTTTGAGGAACCTTGTGAAGCGGTATGTGGCCGCAATGATCAGAGATGCCAAGACAGAGGAAGGGCTGACAGAGGAGAATTTCAAG GAGTTAAAGCAGGATATCTCCAGCTTCCGCTATGAAGTCCTGGGAATGATGAGGGGTAAACCTCAAGGTGGGGTCACAGGTAACGTGGCAAGCTCCACCTTGGCTTATCCTGGAAACTCGTTCAGATATTTTCCCAAATTCCCAACTGATGATCCTCAACAGAAGCTGAATGTGTTTGATATGCCCACCCCCACCCTGCAGAGTGGAGCTGCCACCACTAGCTCTGTGGGCTCTAACAGACAAGCCAATAGCTCATTTGTTGCGTCCTGCAGAGAAGAGACTCAGAATGAGCTTTCCAACAATGTCTCAGATGTTGGGTCCCTTCAGAGACAGAACAGACCCCCCCTTCAGAAATGTGATGAAACATTTTCGCTGTCAAAGGAAGACACATTGGGAACTGGTGGACAAAACCAAGAACAACAAAAGACTAAGAAAGTAATCGTGGAAGTCTTACAGAAAATGGAGGAGGACATTCAGAAGACTGAACATTCTTGCAAAGAACACATTAAGAAAGTGCAAAATGggccaaaaaaatataaaaattga
- the trpc4b gene encoding short transient receptor potential channel 4b isoform X2, whose protein sequence is MSQLYYKKTENSSYRDRIALRIVRAESELSALEKAYLGAVEKGDYASVKQALEEAEIYFRININCIDPLGRTALLIAIENENLEIIELLLSYNVYVGDALLHAIRKEVVGAVELLLNHKKPRGEKQVPPILLDKQFSDFTPDITPIILAAHTNNYEIIKLFVQRGVSIPQPHAVRCNCLECVSSSDVDGLRHSRSRINIYKALSSPSLIALSSEDPFLTAFQLSWELKELSTVENEFKSEYEELSHMCKQFAKDLLDQTRSSRELEIILNYRDDINPLIDENTNDLARLKLAIKYCQKEFVAQPNCQQLLASRWYDEFPGWRRRHWAGKLITCIFIGLLFPLLSIFYLISPKSRYGLFIRKPFIKFICHTASYLTFLFLLLLASQHIATTTANYQGPAPTTVEWMILPWVLGFIWTEIKQMWDSGFEDYIDDWWNLMDFIMNSLYLATISLKIVAYAKYSGQKPRDSWEMWHPTLVAEALFAIANIFSSLRLICLFTANSHLGPLQISLGRMLLDILKFLFIYCLVLLAFANGLNQLYFYYETKEDCKGIRCSVQNNAFSTLFETLQSLFWSVFGLISLYVTNVKPKHEFTEFVGTTMFGTYNVISLVVLLNMLIAMMNNSYQHIADHADIEWKFARTKLWMSYFEEGGTLPSPFNIIPSPKSVYYLFGWIKTHLLMRTNIKKLETFETLGRRAAENEVLRNLVKRYVAAMIRDAKTEEGLTEENFKELKQDISSFRYEVLGMMRGKPQGGVTGNVASSTLAYPGNSFRYFPKFPTDDPQQKLNVFDMPTPTLQSGAATTSSVGSNRQANSSFVASCREETQNELSNNVSDVGSLQRQNRPPLQKCDETFSLSKEDTLGTGGQNQEQQKTKKVIVEVLQKMEEDIQKTEHSCKEHIKKVQNGPKKYKN, encoded by the exons ATGTCACAGCTGTATTACAAGAAAACTGAAAACTCCTCATACAGGGACCGCATCGCTCTGCGGATCGTGCGAGCTGAGTCTGAGCTCTCGGCCCTGGAAAAGGCCTACCTGGGGGCTGTTGAGAAGGGGGACTATGCCAGTGTGAAACAAGCCCTAGAGGAGGCTGAGATCTACTTCAGGATCAACATCAACTGCATCGACCCCCTGGGCCGCACAGCTCTGCTCATTGCCATTGAAAATGAGAACCTTGAGATCAttgagctgctgctcagctacAATGTATATGTGGGAGATGCCCTGCTCCATGCCATCCGCAAAGAAGTGGTGGGTGCTGTGGAGCTGCTTCTCAACCACAAGAAGCCACGTGgggaaaaacag GTCCCACCAATTCTACTGGACAAACAGTTTTCAGACTTTACCCCAGACATCACTCCAATCATCCTTGCGGCCCACACCAACAACTATGAGATCATCAAACTGTTTGTTCAGAGAGGTGTTTCCATACCTCAGCCACATGCTGTGCGCTGCAACTGCTTGGAGTGTGTGTCCAGTTCAGACGTGGATGGTCTACGTCACTCACGCTCTCGTATAAACATCTACAAGGCCCTTTCCAGCCCATCTCTCATCGCCCTCTCCAGCGAGGATCCTTTCCTCACGGCTTTTCAACTCAGCTGGGAGCTGAAGGAGCTTAGCACAGTGGAGAACGAGTTTAAATCAGAGTATGAGGAGTTGTCCCATATGTGTAAACAATTTGCCAAGGACCTCTTGGATCAGACCCGAAGCTCTAGAGAGCTGGAAATAATCCTTAACTATCGTGATGACATTAACCCTCTGATAGATGAGAACACTAATGACCTGGCCCGCCTGAAGCTGGCTATCAAATACTGCCAAAAAGAG TTTGTTGCTCAGCCCAActgtcagcagctgctggcGTCTCGGTGGTATGATGAGTTCCCAGGCTGGAGGAGGCGTCACTGGGCAGGAAAACTCATCACATGTATCTTCATTGGTCTCCTCTTCCCACTGTTATCCATCTTCTACCTGATCTCTCCAAAGAGCCGCTATGGTTTATTCATCCGTAAGCCCTTCATCAAGTTCATCTGTCACACTGCTTCCTACCTgaccttcctcttcctgctcctcttGGCCTCACAGCATATAGCCACCACAACTGCGAACTATCAAGGCCCAGCTCCCACCACTGTGGAATGGATGATCCTGCCCTGGGTGcttg GCTTTATATGGACTGAGATCAAACAGATGTGGGACAGTGGTTTTGAAGACTACATAGATGACTGGTGGAACTTAATGGACTTCATTATGAACTCATTGTATCTTGCAACCATTTCTCTGAAGATTGTTGCCTATGCAAAG TACAGTGGGCAGAAACCCAGAGACAGCTGGGAAATGTGGCATCCAACTTTGGTTGCAGAGGCACTGTTTGCCATCGCCAACATCTTCAGCTCCTTACGCCTCATCTGCCTTTTCACTGCCAACTCCCATCTGGGCCCCTTACAAATCTCACTGGGACGCATGCTCTTGGACATCCTCAAGTTTCTCTTTATCTATTGTTTAGTGTTATTAGCCTTTGCCAATGGCCTCAACCAGCTCTActtttattatgaaacaaaGGAGGACTGCAAGGGTATTCGCTGCAGTGTGCAAAACAACGCCTTCTCAAC gctgTTCGAGACACTGCAATCATTATTTTGGTCTGTATTTGGCCTGATTTCCCTCTATGTGAccaatgtgaaaccaaaacatgaATTCACTGAGTTTGTGGGCACTACCATGTTTGGCACATACAATGTCATCTCCCTGGTAGTGCTTCTGAATATGCTCATTGCGATGATGAACAACTCCTACCAGCACATTGCT gATCATGCAGATATTGAATGGAAATTTGCAAGAACAAAATTATGGATGAGCTATTTTGAAGAAGGAGGAACTTTGCCATCTCCATTCAATATAATACCCAGTCCAAAGTCAGTTTATTATCTATTCGGAtggataaaaacacatttactgatgagaacaaacataaaaaagctTGAAACCTTTGAAACCTTGGGG aGACGTGCAGCCGAAAAT GAGGTTTTGAGGAACCTTGTGAAGCGGTATGTGGCCGCAATGATCAGAGATGCCAAGACAGAGGAAGGGCTGACAGAGGAGAATTTCAAG GAGTTAAAGCAGGATATCTCCAGCTTCCGCTATGAAGTCCTGGGAATGATGAGGGGTAAACCTCAAGGTGGGGTCACAGGTAACGTGGCAAGCTCCACCTTGGCTTATCCTGGAAACTCGTTCAGATATTTTCCCAAATTCCCAACTGATGATCCTCAACAGAAGCTGAATGTGTTTGATATGCCCACCCCCACCCTGCAGAGTGGAGCTGCCACCACTAGCTCTGTGGGCTCTAACAGACAAGCCAATAGCTCATTTGTTGCGTCCTGCAGAGAAGAGACTCAGAATGAGCTTTCCAACAATGTCTCAGATGTTGGGTCCCTTCAGAGACAGAACAGACCCCCCCTTCAGAAATGTGATGAAACATTTTCGCTGTCAAAGGAAGACACATTGGGAACTGGTGGACAAAACCAAGAACAACAAAAGACTAAGAAAGTAATCGTGGAAGTCTTACAGAAAATGGAGGAGGACATTCAGAAGACTGAACATTCTTGCAAAGAACACATTAAGAAAGTGCAAAATGggccaaaaaaatataaaaattga
- the trpc4b gene encoding short transient receptor potential channel 4b isoform X3, with translation MSQLYYKKTENSSYRDRIALRIVRAESELSALEKAYLGAVEKGDYASVKQALEEAEIYFRININCIDPLGRTALLIAIENENLEIIELLLSYNVYVGDALLHAIRKEVVGAVELLLNHKKPRGEKQVPPILLDKQFSDFTPDITPIILAAHTNNYEIIKLFVQRGVSIPQPHAVRCNCLECVSSSDVDGLRHSRSRINIYKALSSPSLIALSSEDPFLTAFQLSWELKELSTVENEFKSEYEELSHMCKQFAKDLLDQTRSSRELEIILNYRDDINPLIDENTNDLARLKLAIKYCQKEFVAQPNCQQLLASRWYDEFPGWRRRHWAGKLITCIFIGLLFPLLSIFYLISPKSRYGLFIRKPFIKFICHTASYLTFLFLLLLASQHIATTTANYQGPAPTTVEWMILPWVLGFIWTEIKQMWDSGFEDYIDDWWNLMDFIMNSLYLATISLKIVAYAKYSGQKPRDSWEMWHPTLVAEALFAIANIFSSLRLICLFTANSHLGPLQISLGRMLLDILKFLFIYCLVLLAFANGLNQLYFYYETKEDCKGIRCSVQNNAFSTLFETLQSLFWSVFGLISLYVTNVKPKHEFTEFVGTTMFGTYNVISLVVLLNMLIAMMNNSYQHIADHADIEWKFARTKLWMSYFEEGGTLPSPFNIIPSPKSVYYLFGWIKTHLLMRTNIKKLETFETLGEVLRNLVKRYVAAMIRDAKTEEGLTEENFKELKQDISSFRYEVLGMMRGKPQGGVTGNVASSTLAYPGNSFRYFPKFPTDDPQQKLNVFDMPTPTLQSGAATTSSVGSNRQANSSFVASCREETQNELSNNVSDVGSLQRQNRPPLQKCDETFSLSKEDTLGTGGQNQEQQKTKKVIVEVLQKMEEDIQKTEHSCKEHIKKVQNGPKKYKN, from the exons ATGTCACAGCTGTATTACAAGAAAACTGAAAACTCCTCATACAGGGACCGCATCGCTCTGCGGATCGTGCGAGCTGAGTCTGAGCTCTCGGCCCTGGAAAAGGCCTACCTGGGGGCTGTTGAGAAGGGGGACTATGCCAGTGTGAAACAAGCCCTAGAGGAGGCTGAGATCTACTTCAGGATCAACATCAACTGCATCGACCCCCTGGGCCGCACAGCTCTGCTCATTGCCATTGAAAATGAGAACCTTGAGATCAttgagctgctgctcagctacAATGTATATGTGGGAGATGCCCTGCTCCATGCCATCCGCAAAGAAGTGGTGGGTGCTGTGGAGCTGCTTCTCAACCACAAGAAGCCACGTGgggaaaaacag GTCCCACCAATTCTACTGGACAAACAGTTTTCAGACTTTACCCCAGACATCACTCCAATCATCCTTGCGGCCCACACCAACAACTATGAGATCATCAAACTGTTTGTTCAGAGAGGTGTTTCCATACCTCAGCCACATGCTGTGCGCTGCAACTGCTTGGAGTGTGTGTCCAGTTCAGACGTGGATGGTCTACGTCACTCACGCTCTCGTATAAACATCTACAAGGCCCTTTCCAGCCCATCTCTCATCGCCCTCTCCAGCGAGGATCCTTTCCTCACGGCTTTTCAACTCAGCTGGGAGCTGAAGGAGCTTAGCACAGTGGAGAACGAGTTTAAATCAGAGTATGAGGAGTTGTCCCATATGTGTAAACAATTTGCCAAGGACCTCTTGGATCAGACCCGAAGCTCTAGAGAGCTGGAAATAATCCTTAACTATCGTGATGACATTAACCCTCTGATAGATGAGAACACTAATGACCTGGCCCGCCTGAAGCTGGCTATCAAATACTGCCAAAAAGAG TTTGTTGCTCAGCCCAActgtcagcagctgctggcGTCTCGGTGGTATGATGAGTTCCCAGGCTGGAGGAGGCGTCACTGGGCAGGAAAACTCATCACATGTATCTTCATTGGTCTCCTCTTCCCACTGTTATCCATCTTCTACCTGATCTCTCCAAAGAGCCGCTATGGTTTATTCATCCGTAAGCCCTTCATCAAGTTCATCTGTCACACTGCTTCCTACCTgaccttcctcttcctgctcctcttGGCCTCACAGCATATAGCCACCACAACTGCGAACTATCAAGGCCCAGCTCCCACCACTGTGGAATGGATGATCCTGCCCTGGGTGcttg GCTTTATATGGACTGAGATCAAACAGATGTGGGACAGTGGTTTTGAAGACTACATAGATGACTGGTGGAACTTAATGGACTTCATTATGAACTCATTGTATCTTGCAACCATTTCTCTGAAGATTGTTGCCTATGCAAAG TACAGTGGGCAGAAACCCAGAGACAGCTGGGAAATGTGGCATCCAACTTTGGTTGCAGAGGCACTGTTTGCCATCGCCAACATCTTCAGCTCCTTACGCCTCATCTGCCTTTTCACTGCCAACTCCCATCTGGGCCCCTTACAAATCTCACTGGGACGCATGCTCTTGGACATCCTCAAGTTTCTCTTTATCTATTGTTTAGTGTTATTAGCCTTTGCCAATGGCCTCAACCAGCTCTActtttattatgaaacaaaGGAGGACTGCAAGGGTATTCGCTGCAGTGTGCAAAACAACGCCTTCTCAAC gctgTTCGAGACACTGCAATCATTATTTTGGTCTGTATTTGGCCTGATTTCCCTCTATGTGAccaatgtgaaaccaaaacatgaATTCACTGAGTTTGTGGGCACTACCATGTTTGGCACATACAATGTCATCTCCCTGGTAGTGCTTCTGAATATGCTCATTGCGATGATGAACAACTCCTACCAGCACATTGCT gATCATGCAGATATTGAATGGAAATTTGCAAGAACAAAATTATGGATGAGCTATTTTGAAGAAGGAGGAACTTTGCCATCTCCATTCAATATAATACCCAGTCCAAAGTCAGTTTATTATCTATTCGGAtggataaaaacacatttactgatgagaacaaacataaaaaagctTGAAACCTTTGAAACCTTGGGG GAGGTTTTGAGGAACCTTGTGAAGCGGTATGTGGCCGCAATGATCAGAGATGCCAAGACAGAGGAAGGGCTGACAGAGGAGAATTTCAAG GAGTTAAAGCAGGATATCTCCAGCTTCCGCTATGAAGTCCTGGGAATGATGAGGGGTAAACCTCAAGGTGGGGTCACAGGTAACGTGGCAAGCTCCACCTTGGCTTATCCTGGAAACTCGTTCAGATATTTTCCCAAATTCCCAACTGATGATCCTCAACAGAAGCTGAATGTGTTTGATATGCCCACCCCCACCCTGCAGAGTGGAGCTGCCACCACTAGCTCTGTGGGCTCTAACAGACAAGCCAATAGCTCATTTGTTGCGTCCTGCAGAGAAGAGACTCAGAATGAGCTTTCCAACAATGTCTCAGATGTTGGGTCCCTTCAGAGACAGAACAGACCCCCCCTTCAGAAATGTGATGAAACATTTTCGCTGTCAAAGGAAGACACATTGGGAACTGGTGGACAAAACCAAGAACAACAAAAGACTAAGAAAGTAATCGTGGAAGTCTTACAGAAAATGGAGGAGGACATTCAGAAGACTGAACATTCTTGCAAAGAACACATTAAGAAAGTGCAAAATGggccaaaaaaatataaaaattga